The genomic interval AAATTTATTAATGTAGATGTTAATACAAAAATCATCATTATTAAAAATATAACTTTAGCTTTACTCCTAAAGATATTAATATATCTTTCTATACCTATATTATCCTCTCTCAAATCAAATTCTCCTAATTAATTTATTTCCAATTTTATAATATTATGCTTATTTCCTCTTTTATTTTTAGATGGAAACTTCATATAATCTCCATATACCTTTTTAAGATAATTATGGTATCCTTTTGGACAACTTATTTTTTCATTTTCAAAATCTAAATATATAGTTTCTTCAACCCATTTTTTATTGACGCAAACTTTTAAATAGTCATATGCACCACTTATATAAACAACTTCTTTTGATTCTTTTGTATTATATTTTTTTATATAGGTAAATATTTTTTTGAAAAGAAACTCTTTACTCCAAAATTTACACAACCACTTAAAAAATACAAATATAATTCTTTTTATTCCTCTTCTCCCCATGGATATATCATAATTAGTTTTTAATAAAATTAATCTTTTTAGTACGTCTATTCTCAAAGCTTGTAATATTTTAAGCAAAAAATTATTAGGTACATTATCAAAAGGTACTATATCTATAAATATTCCCTTTTTACACATTGAGGTTACTGTTGCTTTTTCAATTAACAAAGTATTATTCTTAAGCATTTTAGTGAAACAGAAACCAAAATTGCTATCTGTATCTTTATTCTGTAAAAAATAATCATTGCTTAATTCATTTTTACAAACACTTAAAAATTTTTCATAATCTTCTCTAAGCATTCCTATATCTAAATCATCATCCCAAGGTATGAACCCTTTATGTCTTACTGCTCCTATTAAAGATCCTCCAATCAAAAAATATTTTATATTATTTTTTTCACAAATTCTTTTTGTTTCTAAAAGCATTTCTAAATTTATTTTTTGAAGTTCTCCTAAATTTCTCATTTATTCCCCCGATATAATTTTATTTAATTTAAATATCTATTATTCCTTATATAATCCATTCCTTTTAAGAATTCATTTTTAAAGAATATTTTCACTGTTAATAATATAATTGCTAAGTAGATTATTCCTCCTAAAAACCAATTAAATAAATGGGATGATATCAAGAATCCTATTAAATTAATAGTTAAAAATTTTAATTCTTTCTTATCTTTAAATAAATAACTAAAATCCTTTAAAGAATAAAAATACCACGTAATAAATGAAGCTGTCGTAGATGCCGCTATTAATATTGAATTTTTAAATAGAATTGTTGTAATTAAATTATATAGAAATGCTATTCCAAGCATTTTTAATACTACTTTCAAATATTTTCTTTCTTCTTTTCTTGCCTTATACAAGTTAACAATTACTATATTTATCACTATGATGTAAGGATATGCAGAAAAAGATATTGCTATTATATTCAAAGAAGGTATATATTTTTTTATAAATATATTAATAACTGCTGCAAATCCAAAATAAGATAAACTTGCAAAAGCTCCTAAAATTAATAAATACCTCTTTAAATTATTTATTATAGTTTTATTTTCATCTTTAGCTATATAATTATAAAATATTACTGATATAGAATTTATTAAAATATTTATTAAATTTAGCATAGATATAGCAAATGAATAATACGCAAAATCATATTCAGTAAAGAATATTTTTATAAACCAACGATCTAAACCGTAAAATATCATTATAGATAAATTAGCAATTAGTATAACAAATCCAACTTTAAAGTTATTTTTTATTTTTTTATTATAAACACATTTTATACCCTTTAATTTTTTATAAAAATTTCCTTCAACATAAAAAGCTCCAGCTAAATTAATAACTATAATAGCTAAACAAAACATTATATAACTACTACTTTTTATAAAAAAAACTAATAATATATTTAATATTAAATCTAAAATTGTCTGTAAATATACTATTTTAGTGTATATTTTAAATTCTCCTAAAGCCTTATAATTAGCCTTAAAAAAAACTACTATATTATAAGGAACTATTGTTATTGCCATAAGAATTAAGATTAAATTTTCATTAAATACTCCCAAAAGAAAAACTATAGTTGAAAATACTATTTGTAATAATATATATAATCTATGTTCATACTTAAATGTTTCTAAATTTATTTCATTAAACTCTTTTCCTCCATATTTTATATACATTCCTTCTTCAAATCCTAATGTAAAAACAGTTATATATGAAATGTATAACATATATGTTTTTAAATTAGAATATTCAGTTATAGATAATATAATTGGAATAATAAAAGATATGATTATACGTGAAATAACTTCTAAAAAGTTAGCTGAAAATATCCTTAATATATTTTCTTTTATATTCATTTAAATACCTCTTTAAATTTGTATATTTATATAATTCTAATTCCAAAAAAAGCTATATGGAAATACTTTATTCCACTCTGGTTTTAAATACTGTATTGATATTCCATATAAAAAAAACATAACAATAACTAAATATATTGCAATAATCCTTTTCTTTTGATTACTTATTTTACTAATAACATTAGGGAGATATACTATAATAAAGACTTGAAAATAATCAGCAACTCTATCCAATAAATTAAACTTTAGTGATATTATACTTATTGATAGACTTGTAAACAAAAATAAACACATAATATTATAATCTCTACTCTTTTTTATATTATTTGATGAAATAATTCCAAATAATAAAACTGTACTTATTATCAATATATTGACTACAGTTGCTAATCTTACATCACCATTTAGATAATCAGTTTTTAAATAATATTCATACTTTGTTCCTAATAATATAAATCTAAATATCTTATCAAATAGAGCATATCCTAATATAGCAAACCAAAAAAACATCATAATATTTCTAAAATTAATTTTCAATTTAGATATTGGATATGAAATTAAAAATATAATTGAGGTACTATGAAATGTTGATGCAACTAAAATTAAAATTAAAAATTTAAAAATTTTATTTTCTTTTATATATTTATAAGAAATTAATACTAATCCTAAAGCAATTTGATGTCTTATTGTATTCATACTTGATGTAAAGTAACCTAATATAAAAAATAGAAATACACTCAACCAAACATTTGCAGAATATTTTTT from Clostridium perfringens carries:
- a CDS encoding EpsG family protein, translating into MYLYYFFIIYIFLCALIIYNKKNKLKLSEKNNIYLFLNFSMFIFISAFRGRNIGNDTCKYLDLFNKVRFKSITELKDRYEIGYLYLNKMLSLISDNQQIILIVTSCIILICYAYFIKKYSANVWLSVFLFFILGYFTSSMNTIRHQIALGLVLISYKYIKENKIFKFLILILVASTFHSTSIIFLISYPISKLKINFRNIMMFFWFAILGYALFDKIFRFILLGTKYEYYLKTDYLNGDVRLATVVNILIISTVLLFGIISSNNIKKSRDYNIMCLFLFTSLSISIISLKFNLLDRVADYFQVFIIVYLPNVISKISNQKKRIIAIYLVIVMFFLYGISIQYLKPEWNKVFPYSFFWN
- a CDS encoding LicD family protein, whose amino-acid sequence is MRNLGELQKINLEMLLETKRICEKNNIKYFLIGGSLIGAVRHKGFIPWDDDLDIGMLREDYEKFLSVCKNELSNDYFLQNKDTDSNFGFCFTKMLKNNTLLIEKATVTSMCKKGIFIDIVPFDNVPNNFLLKILQALRIDVLKRLILLKTNYDISMGRRGIKRIIFVFFKWLCKFWSKEFLFKKIFTYIKKYNTKESKEVVYISGAYDYLKVCVNKKWVEETIYLDFENEKISCPKGYHNYLKKVYGDYMKFPSKNKRGNKHNIIKLEIN
- a CDS encoding MATE family efflux transporter; its protein translation is MNIKENILRIFSANFLEVISRIIISFIIPIILSITEYSNLKTYMLYISYITVFTLGFEEGMYIKYGGKEFNEINLETFKYEHRLYILLQIVFSTIVFLLGVFNENLILILMAITIVPYNIVVFFKANYKALGEFKIYTKIVYLQTILDLILNILLVFFIKSSSYIMFCLAIIVINLAGAFYVEGNFYKKLKGIKCVYNKKIKNNFKVGFVILIANLSIMIFYGLDRWFIKIFFTEYDFAYYSFAISMLNLINILINSISVIFYNYIAKDENKTIINNLKRYLLILGAFASLSYFGFAAVINIFIKKYIPSLNIIAISFSAYPYIIVINIVIVNLYKARKEERKYLKVVLKMLGIAFLYNLITTILFKNSILIAASTTASFITWYFYSLKDFSYLFKDKKELKFLTINLIGFLISSHLFNWFLGGIIYLAIILLTVKIFFKNEFLKGMDYIRNNRYLN